A region from the Flexistipes sp. genome encodes:
- the tuf gene encoding elongation factor Tu, with translation MSKQKYERKKPHVNVGTIGHVDHGKTTLTAAMTHVLSLKGYADYIEFGNIDKAPEEKERGITIATAHVEYESDKRHYAHVDCPGHADYVKNMITGAAQMDGAILVVSAADGPMPQTREHILLARQVGVPSIVVFMNKCDMVDDEELLELVELEIRDLLNTYEFPGDDIPIIKGSALQALENAEDEEKTKCIWELLQAMDDYIPAPERDIDKPFLMPIEDVFSISGRGTVVTGRVERGKVRVQDEIEIVGLTDTRKTVVTGVEMFRKILDEGEAGDNVGVLLRGIKKDDVERGQVLAKPGSITPHRKFKCEAYILTKEEGGRHTPFFSGYRPQFYFRTTDVTGVITLAEGVEMVMPGDNISCDVDLIQPIAMEQGLRFAIREGGRTVGAGVVTEIVE, from the coding sequence CATGTACTGTCATTAAAGGGGTACGCAGATTATATTGAGTTTGGTAATATAGACAAGGCCCCTGAGGAGAAGGAGCGTGGTATAACGATAGCCACTGCTCATGTTGAGTACGAGAGCGACAAGCGCCACTATGCACACGTAGACTGTCCTGGTCACGCAGACTATGTAAAGAACATGATTACAGGTGCAGCGCAGATGGACGGAGCGATATTGGTAGTAAGTGCAGCGGACGGCCCTATGCCTCAGACAAGGGAGCACATTCTTTTGGCGAGACAGGTAGGAGTTCCCAGTATAGTAGTTTTCATGAACAAGTGCGACATGGTGGATGATGAGGAGTTGCTTGAGCTTGTAGAGCTTGAGATAAGAGATCTTCTAAACACCTATGAATTTCCCGGAGATGATATTCCGATAATCAAGGGTAGTGCACTGCAGGCGTTGGAGAATGCTGAAGATGAAGAGAAGACGAAGTGTATATGGGAATTGCTTCAGGCGATGGATGATTATATACCTGCTCCTGAGCGTGATATAGACAAGCCGTTTTTGATGCCGATCGAGGATGTATTCAGTATATCCGGCCGTGGGACAGTAGTTACGGGAAGAGTTGAGCGAGGTAAGGTAAGGGTACAGGACGAGATAGAGATAGTAGGGCTTACAGACACCCGTAAGACTGTGGTAACGGGAGTTGAGATGTTCCGTAAGATACTTGATGAAGGAGAAGCCGGAGATAATGTAGGTGTACTTCTTAGAGGTATCAAGAAGGATGATGTAGAGCGTGGTCAGGTACTTGCGAAGCCAGGTAGTATAACGCCGCACCGTAAGTTTAAGTGTGAGGCATATATATTGACAAAAGAAGAGGGTGGTCGTCATACGCCATTTTTCAGCGGATATCGTCCACAGTTTTACTTCCGTACGACGGATGTGACTGGAGTGATAACATTGGCTGAGGGAGTAGAGATGGTAATGCCCGGAGATAATATCAGCTGTGACGTGGATTTGATTCAACCGATAGCGATGGAGCAGGGGTTGAGATTTGCTATACGTGAAGGCGGCAGGACAGTAGGTGCCGGTGTCGTTACAGAAATCGTGGAGTAA
- the rpmG gene encoding 50S ribosomal protein L33 — MRDIVILACTECKNRNYNTTKNKKTTTGKLEFSKYCKHCRKHTLHKETK, encoded by the coding sequence ATGAGAGATATTGTGATATTGGCTTGCACTGAGTGCAAAAACAGAAACTATAATACGACGAAAAATAAAAAGACGACTACAGGTAAACTGGAATTCAGTAAATACTGCAAGCATTGCAGAAAACATACACTTCATAAAGAGACCAAATAA
- the secE gene encoding preprotein translocase subunit SecE: protein MGKITTFLTEVKEELKKVTWPSKDDTIGTTAVVIVLVIVISIFLGIVDAGLSRLFNLLIG, encoded by the coding sequence GTGGGAAAAATAACAACGTTTTTAACCGAAGTAAAAGAAGAATTAAAGAAAGTAACCTGGCCCAGCAAAGATGACACTATCGGTACAACTGCTGTAGTAATTGTGCTTGTAATTGTCATTTCCATATTTTTGGGTATAGTTGACGCCGGGCTTTCGAGACTTTTCAATCTGTTGATAGGGTAG
- the nusG gene encoding transcription termination/antitermination protein NusG: protein MAKEWYVVHTYSGFEKRVKQLLEEKIKNENLYDDIDDVLIPTEDVVELKKGKKKISKKKTFPGYILVHMEMNTTNWHKVKSIPKVTGFVGGINPVPIPEQDVKAMIDLAKSQAPRMAAKYMKGDTVEVVDGPFLGFNGVVDEVNPEKEKVKVIVSIFGRQTPIELDYLQVKRVG, encoded by the coding sequence ATGGCTAAAGAATGGTATGTTGTTCACACATATTCCGGTTTTGAAAAGCGAGTTAAACAACTGCTGGAAGAAAAGATTAAAAATGAAAATTTATATGATGATATTGATGATGTGCTTATACCCACAGAAGATGTAGTTGAACTCAAAAAAGGAAAAAAGAAAATAAGCAAGAAAAAAACTTTTCCGGGGTATATACTTGTTCATATGGAAATGAACACCACTAACTGGCATAAGGTTAAGTCAATACCTAAAGTAACCGGCTTTGTCGGAGGGATAAACCCTGTTCCGATTCCTGAGCAGGATGTAAAAGCCATGATTGATCTGGCTAAATCACAAGCTCCACGTATGGCCGCCAAATATATGAAAGGAGATACCGTGGAAGTTGTCGACGGTCCTTTCTTAGGTTTTAACGGTGTAGTGGACGAAGTGAACCCTGAGAAAGAAAAAGTAAAAGTAATAGTGAGTATTTTCGGAAGACAAACACCTATTGAGCTCGACTATTTACAAGTTAAACGTGTGGGCTAA
- the rplK gene encoding 50S ribosomal protein L11 translates to MAKKELGQIKLQIPAGKANPSPPVGPALGQRGVNIMEFCKAFNAATQNQGDMVIPVIITVYEDRSFTFITKTPPTSILIKKELNKEKGSGSPKLEKIGKLSADQVKKIAEVKLPDLNTNDINQAVKIVAGSARSMGVEVEL, encoded by the coding sequence ATGGCTAAGAAAGAATTAGGTCAAATAAAATTACAAATACCCGCGGGGAAAGCTAATCCTTCGCCACCAGTTGGTCCTGCCCTGGGTCAGCGGGGTGTGAATATTATGGAATTTTGCAAAGCTTTCAATGCGGCGACACAAAATCAGGGTGACATGGTTATCCCTGTGATTATCACTGTGTATGAAGACAGGTCTTTTACCTTCATTACGAAGACACCGCCAACTTCCATACTTATTAAAAAGGAATTGAACAAAGAAAAGGGCTCCGGCAGTCCCAAGCTTGAGAAGATAGGTAAATTATCTGCAGATCAGGTCAAAAAGATTGCTGAGGTTAAATTGCCGGACTTAAACACCAATGATATAAATCAGGCTGTTAAAATTGTTGCCGGTTCTGCAAGAAGTATGGGAGTGGAAGTAGAACTTTAA
- the rplA gene encoding 50S ribosomal protein L1, with translation MAKHGKKYKEALSKIDRLKSYELQEALSLLKEVTFANFDETVEAVVKLGVDPRHADQMVRGSVSLPHGTGKTVKVLVFAKGDKAQEAKDAGADYVGDDDLVTKIQGGWFDFDKVVATPDMMASVGKLGRLLGPRGLMPNPKVGTVTNNIKEVVSDLKAGMIEYRVDKAGIIHAPVGKKSFESTQLAENLKSLIDSLVKAKPESAKGQYVRGVYISTTMGPGLKVDQQQLLGELKL, from the coding sequence ATGGCTAAACATGGGAAAAAATATAAAGAAGCTTTAAGTAAGATTGACAGGCTTAAAAGCTATGAATTGCAGGAAGCTTTGAGCCTGCTCAAGGAAGTAACTTTTGCTAACTTTGACGAGACAGTGGAAGCTGTTGTTAAATTGGGAGTAGATCCGAGGCATGCAGATCAAATGGTCAGGGGGTCTGTAAGTTTGCCCCATGGAACTGGCAAGACCGTGAAAGTTCTTGTTTTTGCAAAAGGGGATAAAGCCCAGGAGGCAAAAGACGCAGGTGCTGACTATGTAGGCGACGACGATTTGGTGACCAAAATTCAGGGAGGTTGGTTTGACTTTGACAAGGTAGTTGCAACACCCGACATGATGGCAAGCGTAGGTAAGTTAGGTAGGTTATTAGGGCCAAGAGGGTTAATGCCCAACCCCAAAGTGGGCACAGTAACAAACAATATTAAAGAAGTGGTAAGTGATCTGAAAGCCGGTATGATAGAATACCGGGTTGACAAGGCCGGGATAATACATGCCCCGGTTGGAAAGAAAAGTTTTGAAAGCACACAGTTGGCTGAAAATCTTAAGTCTTTGATCGATTCGCTGGTAAAAGCGAAACCCGAGTCTGCCAAGGGGCAGTATGTAAGGGGAGTTTATATCTCTACAACGATGGGACCGGGACTTAAAGTTGACCAACAACAACTGCTTGGAGAACTGAAACTGTAA
- the rplJ gene encoding 50S ribosomal protein L10, which yields MKRSDKEQLVEELSTEISEASAIFLTDFKGLNFPQMENVRSTIKSLDSNFKVVKNRLLKLALEKQEIEGLHEHLVQPTACAIVKGEPTAVAKEFKKFAKEYDAFDIKGGYFEGAVLSEQDIIALADIPSREELLSKMLGSMTAPARNFVSLLANVPRNFLNVLNAIKDQKENN from the coding sequence TTGAAAAGAAGTGATAAAGAGCAGTTAGTAGAAGAACTTTCAACCGAAATATCCGAAGCTTCTGCAATTTTCCTTACAGATTTTAAAGGATTGAACTTTCCTCAGATGGAAAATGTCAGAAGTACAATAAAATCTTTAGACAGCAACTTTAAAGTTGTTAAAAATAGACTTTTGAAACTGGCCCTGGAAAAACAGGAAATAGAAGGACTTCATGAGCACCTTGTACAACCTACAGCTTGCGCCATTGTTAAAGGAGAACCAACAGCAGTTGCCAAAGAGTTCAAAAAGTTTGCCAAAGAATACGACGCTTTCGATATCAAAGGTGGGTATTTTGAAGGAGCAGTGTTAAGCGAACAGGATATTATTGCCCTTGCGGATATACCTTCCAGAGAGGAATTGTTGTCGAAAATGTTAGGAAGCATGACAGCGCCGGCAAGAAATTTTGTTTCCCTTCTTGCAAATGTTCCAAGGAACTTCTTGAATGTGCTTAATGCCATTAAGGATCAAAAAGAAAATAATTAA
- the rplL gene encoding 50S ribosomal protein L7/L12 yields MSITKEQVVEFIENMSVIELADFVKELEDKFGVSAAAPMAMAPGAAAGGEAAEEAAEQTEFDVVLSSAGDKKVQVIKVVREITGLGLKEAKALVDGAPKPVKEGVTKEEAEELKGKLEEVGAGIEIK; encoded by the coding sequence ATGTCTATCACAAAAGAACAAGTAGTTGAATTTATCGAAAATATGTCTGTTATCGAGCTGGCTGACTTTGTTAAAGAGCTCGAGGACAAATTTGGTGTTTCTGCTGCAGCACCTATGGCTATGGCTCCCGGTGCGGCTGCAGGCGGCGAAGCTGCTGAAGAAGCTGCTGAACAAACTGAGTTTGATGTTGTGTTATCATCAGCTGGTGATAAGAAGGTTCAGGTTATTAAGGTTGTCAGAGAGATAACCGGACTTGGCCTTAAAGAAGCCAAAGCTCTTGTGGACGGTGCACCAAAACCTGTTAAGGAAGGTGTTACCAAAGAGGAAGCGGAAGAACTCAAAGGAAAACTTGAGGAAGTCGGCGCAGGAATAGAAATAAAGTAA
- the rpoB gene encoding DNA-directed RNA polymerase subunit beta → MTKSSNSIERLNFSKIRQVVDLPDLIEVQKESYAQLLQEHVPSHERLEKGLEQVFREVFPITDFNETSILEYVSYALDKAKYTASEAIQRKTTYAAPLRVKVRLVNYDIDEETNEKSVLSAKEAEVYLCDIPLMTERGTFVINGVERVVVNQLHRSPGIFFEDATAGKSVVEKHLYSARIIPYRGSWIDFEFDAKNVMYVRIDKKRKIPVTVLLKALGLDEQKILGTYYGTETIHFTDDGMVKDFDPEKIIGRRNSCEIKDETGEILVKANYKITKAARKRLVKAGIQYIPINIEDIEETYIAEDIADLEGEIIAESNTPISEEILERLKDNGIESFKVLSIDRQSSDSAIRDILASDKVKTQEEALLEIYKKLRPGEPATLETAQNLFDNLFFNEKRYDLSRVGRLKINKRLKLNTPLDTTTLTPEDIVETVRVLDNIRQGLDKVDDIDHLGHRRVRAVGEQLQNHIRIGLTRMEKTVKERMSIQDIEELSPQDLLNAKPLSASIKEFFGSYQLSQFMDQTNPLSEVTNKRRLSALGPGGLNRERAGFEVRDVHTSHYGRICPIETPEGPNIGLITSLTTFARINEFGFIETPYRKVENNRVTDDVVYMSAIEEEDFCIAQANAPLDENGYFIREVVASRYKGESVTSPKEDIQYMDVAPMQIVSVSTALVPFLEHDDANRALMGSNMQRQAVPLVKTDAPIVGTGMESKVAKDSGAVITAKNEGYVDYVDAEKVVIRYEKEDDFGIDVYELVKYRRSNQDTCINYKPIVNKNDYVAKGDPIADGPATDRGDLALGRNVIVAFMPWMGYNYEDSILVSEKLVKEDAFTSIHIEEYEVEARDTKLGPEEITRDIPNVSEEALANLDESGIIRTGAQVSEGEILVGKVTPKGESQSTPEEKLLRAIFGEKAGDVKDASLRVPPGITGTVVDVQCMTRRGVEKDERTEEIEHEEYEKIKYDYKKKLESLEVARKNKIVDLLSGKTLQDSFETESVKLDAGSKLTKKVLNKLDYSELVMLPVKKKNEFENKLSQINAIYFDRIKMVEEDFKDLKSKVEKGDELPAGVLKSVRVYIAVKRKLMVGDKMAGRHGNKGVISRILPEEDMPFLPDGTPAEIALNPLGVPSRMNVGQVLETHLGWAARALGLHIATPVFDSAQESDIKEMLKKSGFQTDGQTVLFDGRTGERFDQEVTVGVMYILKLHHLVETKIHARSTGPYSLVTQQPLGGKAQFGGQRLGEMEVWALEAYGAAHVLQEMLTVKSDDVEGRTKVYEAIVNGNLDFEASMPESFNVLIKELQGLALDVELMTKEELDKEETTEEIDEIEN, encoded by the coding sequence ATGACAAAATCTTCAAATTCCATCGAAAGATTAAATTTTTCAAAAATCAGACAGGTGGTAGATTTACCGGACTTAATCGAAGTCCAGAAGGAATCATATGCCCAGCTGCTCCAGGAGCATGTACCTTCGCACGAAAGACTGGAAAAAGGTCTGGAGCAGGTATTCAGGGAAGTCTTTCCCATTACCGATTTCAATGAGACATCTATTTTGGAATATGTGAGCTATGCTCTTGATAAAGCAAAATATACTGCATCTGAAGCAATACAGCGTAAAACAACATATGCTGCTCCGCTTAGAGTAAAAGTTCGTTTGGTGAACTATGATATAGATGAAGAAACCAATGAAAAATCCGTTTTATCGGCAAAAGAGGCTGAAGTTTATCTTTGTGATATTCCATTAATGACGGAAAGGGGTACATTTGTCATTAACGGTGTGGAAAGGGTAGTTGTTAATCAGTTACACCGTTCCCCGGGGATATTTTTTGAAGATGCTACGGCTGGAAAAAGTGTTGTGGAAAAACACTTGTATAGTGCGCGAATAATCCCTTACAGAGGTTCCTGGATAGATTTTGAATTTGATGCAAAGAATGTGATGTATGTCAGAATTGATAAAAAACGGAAGATTCCCGTAACCGTACTTCTAAAAGCTCTTGGTCTGGATGAACAGAAAATACTCGGTACTTATTACGGTACAGAAACGATACATTTCACTGATGACGGGATGGTTAAGGATTTTGATCCGGAAAAAATTATCGGCAGAAGAAACAGCTGTGAAATCAAAGATGAAACCGGTGAAATACTTGTAAAAGCTAACTACAAGATTACAAAAGCAGCAAGAAAGAGGCTTGTTAAAGCTGGAATCCAATATATACCGATAAATATAGAGGATATTGAAGAAACATATATAGCTGAAGATATTGCTGATCTGGAAGGGGAAATTATTGCAGAGTCAAACACCCCTATCAGCGAAGAAATTCTTGAAAGGTTGAAAGATAACGGTATAGAATCTTTTAAAGTTTTGAGTATTGACAGGCAGTCAAGCGACAGTGCCATAAGAGATATCTTAGCATCTGACAAGGTTAAAACACAGGAAGAAGCACTCTTGGAAATATACAAGAAGTTGCGCCCGGGTGAACCGGCCACTCTTGAGACTGCACAGAATCTGTTTGATAATCTGTTCTTTAATGAAAAACGTTATGACCTATCCCGAGTGGGAAGACTGAAAATTAACAAAAGACTGAAATTAAATACCCCCCTTGATACAACTACACTGACACCGGAAGATATAGTGGAAACAGTCAGGGTGCTTGACAATATAAGACAGGGGCTCGATAAAGTAGATGACATTGACCACCTCGGTCACAGACGGGTCAGGGCTGTGGGCGAACAGCTTCAGAATCATATAAGAATCGGCCTTACCAGGATGGAAAAAACTGTAAAAGAAAGGATGAGTATTCAGGATATAGAGGAGTTGTCTCCTCAGGATCTCCTTAATGCCAAGCCTCTTTCTGCTTCCATAAAAGAATTTTTCGGAAGTTACCAGCTTTCGCAATTTATGGATCAGACAAATCCTCTAAGTGAGGTTACGAATAAAAGGAGACTTTCGGCATTGGGTCCCGGAGGACTTAACAGAGAAAGAGCGGGGTTTGAAGTAAGGGATGTTCACACATCTCACTACGGCAGAATTTGCCCTATTGAAACACCTGAAGGACCCAACATCGGTTTGATAACCTCTTTAACGACTTTTGCCCGGATAAATGAATTCGGTTTTATTGAAACACCTTACAGAAAAGTTGAAAACAACAGAGTAACGGATGATGTTGTCTACATGTCAGCCATTGAAGAAGAGGATTTTTGCATTGCCCAGGCTAATGCCCCTCTGGATGAAAACGGATATTTTATCAGAGAGGTTGTGGCCTCAAGGTACAAAGGAGAGTCAGTTACTTCGCCTAAGGAAGATATTCAATATATGGACGTTGCACCGATGCAGATAGTTTCGGTTTCCACTGCACTTGTTCCTTTTCTGGAACATGATGATGCTAACAGGGCACTTATGGGATCTAACATGCAGCGTCAGGCGGTACCGCTGGTCAAGACAGATGCACCGATAGTCGGCACCGGTATGGAGAGCAAAGTTGCCAAAGACTCCGGAGCCGTAATAACTGCCAAAAATGAAGGATATGTGGATTACGTAGATGCTGAGAAGGTTGTTATTCGCTATGAGAAAGAGGATGATTTCGGAATAGATGTCTACGAACTTGTAAAATACAGAAGATCCAATCAGGACACATGCATCAATTACAAACCAATTGTTAATAAAAACGATTATGTGGCTAAAGGCGATCCTATTGCTGACGGTCCTGCTACAGACAGGGGTGATCTTGCTCTGGGCAGGAATGTTATTGTGGCGTTTATGCCATGGATGGGTTACAACTACGAAGACTCAATTCTGGTTTCTGAAAAACTCGTAAAAGAGGATGCTTTCACTTCCATTCATATCGAGGAATACGAAGTTGAAGCCAGAGATACCAAGCTGGGACCTGAAGAAATTACCAGAGATATACCAAATGTGAGTGAGGAAGCACTTGCTAACCTGGATGAAAGCGGTATCATAAGAACGGGTGCTCAGGTTAGTGAGGGTGAAATCCTGGTGGGAAAGGTCACTCCCAAAGGAGAGTCTCAGTCCACTCCCGAGGAAAAATTACTCAGGGCAATTTTCGGTGAAAAAGCCGGAGACGTAAAGGATGCCTCACTAAGGGTTCCTCCTGGTATTACAGGTACAGTTGTAGATGTCCAGTGTATGACAAGACGTGGTGTGGAAAAGGATGAGAGAACTGAAGAAATTGAGCACGAAGAGTACGAGAAGATAAAGTACGACTATAAGAAGAAACTGGAATCTCTTGAAGTGGCAAGAAAGAATAAAATAGTCGACTTGCTGAGCGGCAAAACTCTGCAGGATTCATTCGAAACGGAAAGTGTGAAGCTTGATGCCGGCAGCAAACTTACCAAAAAAGTGTTAAACAAGCTTGACTATTCCGAGCTTGTAATGCTGCCCGTAAAGAAAAAGAATGAATTCGAAAATAAATTGTCGCAGATAAACGCCATATATTTTGATAGAATAAAAATGGTTGAGGAAGATTTTAAGGATTTAAAATCGAAAGTTGAGAAAGGCGATGAACTTCCTGCCGGTGTATTAAAGTCCGTCAGGGTTTACATCGCTGTTAAACGCAAGCTGATGGTAGGCGATAAAATGGCGGGAAGACATGGGAATAAAGGTGTTATTTCCAGAATACTGCCTGAAGAGGATATGCCGTTCCTGCCCGATGGTACCCCTGCTGAAATTGCACTGAACCCCCTTGGTGTTCCATCCCGTATGAACGTGGGACAGGTATTGGAAACACACTTGGGATGGGCTGCAAGAGCACTCGGTCTGCATATTGCAACCCCCGTATTCGACAGTGCACAGGAATCAGATATTAAGGAAATGTTGAAAAAGAGCGGGTTCCAGACAGACGGACAGACGGTACTTTTTGACGGAAGGACAGGTGAACGCTTTGATCAGGAAGTCACTGTTGGCGTAATGTATATACTAAAACTTCATCATCTTGTGGAAACCAAAATTCACGCCAGATCAACAGGTCCGTATTCTCTGGTTACCCAGCAGCCTCTTGGAGGCAAGGCTCAATTCGGCGGTCAGAGACTTGGTGAAATGGAAGTCTGGGCGCTTGAAGCCTACGGGGCGGCCCATGTGCTTCAGGAGATGCTGACTGTTAAATCGGATGATGTTGAAGGAAGAACAAAGGTTTATGAAGCAATTGTTAACGGTAATCTGGACTTTGAGGCAAGCATGCCCGAGTCTTTTAACGTTCTGATAAAGGAACTGCAAGGTCTGGCACTCGATGTTGAGCTAATGACAAAAGAAGAGCTCGACAAAGAGGAAACGACAGAAGAAATTGATGAAATAGAAAATTAA